One Coffea arabica cultivar ET-39 chromosome 5e, Coffea Arabica ET-39 HiFi, whole genome shotgun sequence DNA segment encodes these proteins:
- the LOC113687230 gene encoding rho GDP-dissociation inhibitor 1-like: MKRNTSETSLYTTEDEDSDGQEHNNKIQLGPQCTLKEHIEKDKDDESLRRWKEQLLGSVDINSVTETLDPEVKILSLSIVTTDRPAIILPIPEDGNPKGLWFTLKEGSHYSLKFSFTVSNNILSGFRYTNTVWKTGIKVDSRKAMLGTFSPQQEPYTYETPEESTPSGFLARGLYSARSKFVDDDNRCYLEINYTFDIRKDWANA, translated from the exons ATGAAAAGAAATACGAGTGAAACTTCTTTATACACAACTGAGGATGAAGACAGTGATGGTCAAGAACATAATAACAAGATTCAACTTGGACCACAGTGCACCCTTAAAGAACATATTGAGAAAGATAAG GATGATGAGAGTTTGAGAAGATGGAAGGAACAATTGCTAGGGAGTGTGGATATAAACAGTGTTACAG AGACACTGGATCCTGAAGTTAAAATACTTAGTCTATCAATTGTTACTACTGATAGACCAGCCATTATTCTTCCCATTCCTGAAGATGGAAATCCTAAAGGATTGTGGTTCACCTTAAAAGAAGGAAGTCACTACAGCTTGAAATTCTCTTTCACTGTGAGCAATAACATTCTTTCGGGATTTAGATATACGAACACTGTTTGGAAAACTGGTATCAAAG TGGATAGTCGAAAAGCTATGCTTGGAACGTTTAGTCCACAACAAGAACCTTATACATATGAAACGCCGGAAGAGAGTACGCCATCTGGTTTTTTGGCTAGAGGCTTATATTCTGCAAGGTCAAAG TTTGTTGATGATGATAACAGGTGTTACTTGGAAATAAATTATACTTTCGATATTCGAAAAGACTGGGCAAATGCCTAG